One Candidatus Nitrososphaera evergladensis SR1 genomic window carries:
- a CDS encoding 3-isopropylmalate dehydratase large subunit translates to MTITEKILARAAGRQSVSPGDVVFAKVDKVMMHDVSGPGVIKVFSEWEKKGLKLDKIWNADRVWVTEDHFVPAADRVSAENVITLSNFTKKYGIKKHFKYGLGQYGICHTLSHEEAMVLPGEVYVGGDSHTNTTGAMGAFAAGLGHTDVAYVLMNGEIWFKIPETMMFRVEGNKPDHIMAKDIILKIIGEIGTDGANYKTMQFAGNVVEKLSMEERLTLTNMTTEAGAKNGIIEPDETTYAYLRERTDAQYSPVHGDEGAQYSETFTIEIEKMEPTIAKPFSPGNISVARELQGTEIDKAYIGSCTGAKLDDLRAAAKILKGKKVKIRTEVLPAAQSIYVKAMKEGLVQIFMEAGAVVGPPTCGACCGAHMGVLGKGEICISTTNRNFPGRMGHVESQTYLASPVVVAASAITGKITDPRDVRN, encoded by the coding sequence ATGACGATTACCGAAAAGATACTTGCCCGCGCCGCCGGCAGGCAGAGCGTCTCGCCCGGCGACGTGGTGTTTGCAAAGGTGGACAAGGTCATGATGCACGACGTGTCGGGCCCCGGCGTCATCAAGGTTTTCAGTGAATGGGAGAAGAAGGGACTGAAACTGGACAAGATTTGGAACGCCGACAGGGTGTGGGTGACAGAAGACCATTTCGTCCCGGCGGCTGACCGCGTCTCGGCAGAGAACGTCATCACTCTTTCAAACTTTACCAAAAAGTACGGGATAAAGAAGCACTTCAAGTACGGCCTGGGCCAGTACGGCATCTGCCACACGCTTTCGCATGAGGAGGCGATGGTGCTCCCCGGCGAGGTGTACGTGGGAGGCGACTCGCACACAAACACGACAGGCGCAATGGGCGCCTTTGCCGCCGGCCTTGGCCACACCGACGTGGCGTACGTTCTCATGAACGGCGAGATCTGGTTCAAGATTCCCGAGACTATGATGTTCAGAGTAGAGGGCAACAAGCCTGACCACATCATGGCAAAGGACATCATCCTAAAGATTATCGGCGAGATAGGCACTGACGGCGCCAACTACAAGACAATGCAGTTTGCAGGCAATGTGGTAGAAAAGCTATCGATGGAAGAGCGCCTGACGCTTACAAACATGACTACCGAAGCCGGCGCCAAGAACGGCATAATCGAGCCGGACGAAACAACGTACGCCTACTTGCGAGAGCGCACGGACGCGCAGTACTCGCCTGTGCACGGCGACGAGGGCGCGCAATACTCTGAAACGTTTACGATAGAGATTGAAAAGATGGAGCCCACTATTGCCAAGCCGTTCTCTCCCGGCAACATCTCTGTCGCAAGGGAGCTGCAGGGGACCGAAATAGACAAGGCGTACATCGGCTCGTGCACGGGGGCCAAGCTTGACGACCTGAGAGCGGCGGCCAAGATATTGAAGGGCAAAAAAGTCAAGATCCGCACCGAGGTGCTGCCAGCGGCGCAGTCCATCTATGTAAAGGCCATGAAGGAGGGCCTAGTGCAGATATTCATGGAAGCAGGCGCAGTGGTCGGCCCGCCGACGTGCGGCGCGTGCTGCGGCGCGCACATGGGAGTCCTCGGCAAGGGCGAGATATGCATCAGCACCACAAACCGCAACTTTCCCGGCAGGATGGGCCACGTCGAGTCGCAGACGTACCTCGCTTCGCCGGTGGTGGTGGCCGCATCTGCGATAACAGGCAAGATAACAGACCCAAGGGACGTGAGGAATTAA
- a CDS encoding aldo/keto reductase, producing the protein MKYRRLGKSDLKVSEIGFGAWTIGLDWWGKKIDDAEAIRMLKKAYDVGINFYETADMYGKGKSERLMGEAFKDMRNEVVYSTKWGYDLYGAEQVGHQELPQKHDPEFLQVALKKSLERLQTDYVDVYSLHNPKMDAIQNDELFASLDDLVKKGTIKSHGVALGPAIGWRDEGLFSITNRNVTCVQTVYNVLEQDPGRDLMKAAAQNDVGIMVRVPDASGLLTGKVTADTKFDKNDHRSFRKQEFIKEAMQKIDNMKPLASNKGWNITELAIKFILSQQQISVVLPTMVSIEEIEMFATISDGKYLSASEAAQLEEMYEKNFYVKPSVASS; encoded by the coding sequence ATGAAATACAGGAGATTAGGCAAGAGCGACCTCAAGGTAAGCGAGATAGGCTTTGGCGCATGGACAATCGGCCTTGACTGGTGGGGCAAAAAAATCGACGATGCAGAAGCTATTCGGATGCTGAAAAAGGCGTACGACGTTGGCATCAACTTCTACGAAACCGCCGACATGTACGGCAAGGGCAAGAGCGAGAGGTTGATGGGCGAGGCTTTCAAGGACATGCGCAATGAGGTTGTCTACTCAACAAAGTGGGGCTATGACCTGTACGGCGCAGAGCAGGTGGGACACCAAGAGCTTCCGCAGAAGCACGACCCTGAATTCCTGCAGGTGGCGCTCAAAAAGAGCCTGGAGCGCCTGCAGACGGACTATGTCGATGTCTACAGCCTGCACAATCCCAAGATGGATGCAATCCAGAACGACGAGCTGTTTGCGTCTCTGGACGACCTTGTGAAAAAGGGCACGATAAAAAGCCATGGAGTCGCCCTTGGCCCGGCAATCGGCTGGCGCGACGAAGGGCTGTTTTCGATAACAAACCGCAATGTCACCTGCGTGCAGACCGTCTACAACGTCCTGGAGCAGGACCCCGGCCGCGACCTGATGAAGGCAGCAGCGCAGAACGATGTCGGGATAATGGTGCGCGTGCCTGATGCTTCCGGCCTGCTGACCGGCAAGGTGACTGCCGACACGAAGTTTGACAAGAACGACCACCGCAGCTTCCGCAAGCAGGAGTTCATCAAGGAGGCCATGCAAAAGATAGACAACATGAAGCCGCTTGCAAGCAACAAGGGCTGGAACATCACAGAGCTTGCGATCAAGTTCATTCTGTCACAACAACAGATCTCTGTCGTCCTTCCGACGATGGTGAGCATAGAGGAAATAGAGATGTTTGCCACAATTTCTGACGGCAAGTACCTGTCAGCCTCTGAAGCGGCGCAGCTGGAAGAGATGTACGAAAAGAACTTTTATGTCAAGCCATCTGTAGCCAGCAGCTAG
- a CDS encoding chlorite dismutase family protein, translating to MSAEKPSSSLQPSQEQQQQPTTYYLNFTFLKVDPKWRWLNEIGKDEAAKEFASLIEVANTKMKVRTYSTVGLREDADMMVWMISDSIEKTQILASKIYTTVFGKYVTPSYVFLSSSRPSVYSSKVTPGFMTDEQPLKYVVVYPFVKSREWYLLPFEERKKMMEEHIAVGRKFPQVRLNTTYSFGIDDQDFMLAFETQDLPAFQELIMQLRETQVSRYIVRDTPMIVCVHKKPEDILKSLG from the coding sequence TTGTCGGCAGAAAAACCTTCATCATCACTTCAGCCGTCACAAGAACAGCAGCAACAACCGACAACATACTATCTCAATTTCACTTTCCTCAAGGTAGACCCAAAGTGGCGCTGGCTCAACGAGATCGGCAAGGACGAGGCGGCAAAAGAATTTGCATCCTTGATTGAAGTCGCCAACACCAAGATGAAGGTGCGCACCTACTCGACGGTCGGCCTGCGAGAAGACGCAGACATGATGGTCTGGATGATCTCTGACTCGATTGAAAAGACCCAGATCCTTGCGTCGAAAATTTACACCACCGTGTTTGGCAAGTACGTCACGCCGTCGTACGTCTTTCTGTCATCAAGCCGGCCGTCCGTGTATTCAAGCAAGGTGACACCGGGGTTCATGACCGACGAGCAGCCGCTAAAGTACGTCGTCGTTTATCCTTTCGTCAAGTCAAGGGAATGGTACCTGCTGCCGTTTGAAGAGCGAAAAAAGATGATGGAAGAGCACATCGCAGTGGGCCGCAAGTTCCCGCAGGTGCGCCTGAACACGACGTACTCGTTTGGAATTGACGACCAGGACTTTATGCTTGCGTTTGAGACGCAGGACCTCCCGGCGTTTCAAGAGCTGATAATGCAGTTGCGCGAGACGCAGGTCAGCAGGTACATCGTCCGGGACACGCCGATGATAGTGTGCGTGCACAAAAAGCCCGAAGATATACTGAAGAGCCTTGGGTGA
- a CDS encoding CAP domain-containing protein, translating to MKAIVWLSVGIVAAMLGTAFAYNTTSQGSFSALMSFAGDAKSAGSAQTEQVAKITTQTLAPSSSSKIDLAKTAKLIHQKINEQRAKFGRGALAWDPALANIALGHSKDMANRHYFSHDDLEGHRYTFRYSSAGYICKQGSGENIYRLGTTRTITEEYLASRAVNAWMDSSGHRQNILSKSFHNEGIGVAFDSVRNYYVTQDFCAVHVVK from the coding sequence GTGAAAGCCATAGTATGGCTATCCGTCGGCATCGTGGCGGCAATGCTCGGCACTGCATTTGCGTACAACACGACATCCCAGGGTTCTTTTTCTGCCCTGATGTCTTTTGCAGGTGACGCAAAAAGCGCTGGCAGTGCGCAAACCGAACAAGTGGCAAAGATAACAACCCAGACTCTGGCGCCTTCCTCTTCTTCCAAGATAGACTTGGCCAAGACGGCCAAGCTTATTCATCAGAAAATCAACGAGCAGCGCGCCAAATTTGGCCGCGGGGCGCTTGCATGGGACCCTGCTCTCGCCAATATAGCCTTGGGCCATTCAAAGGACATGGCCAACCGGCACTATTTCTCGCACGATGATCTCGAAGGGCATCGGTACACGTTCCGGTACAGTAGCGCGGGGTACATATGCAAGCAGGGAAGCGGGGAAAACATTTACCGCCTTGGCACCACCCGCACAATAACAGAAGAATATCTTGCAAGCAGGGCAGTCAATGCCTGGATGGACAGCTCGGGGCACAGGCAAAACATCCTGTCCAAGTCCTTCCACAACGAGGGGATAGGCGTGGCATTTGATTCTGTCAGAAACTACTATGTAACGCAGGATTTCTGTGCGGTCCATGTTGTAAAATGA
- a CDS encoding Lrp/AsnC ligand binding domain-containing protein, protein MTLAFIFVNCNVDGGSAAEKNVKKVKGVVESHSTSGAYDLILKVKAETESELRDIIKNIRKVTGVVAAITSIVYGSDQAD, encoded by the coding sequence ATGACCCTCGCGTTCATCTTTGTGAATTGCAACGTAGACGGAGGGAGCGCAGCGGAGAAGAACGTAAAGAAAGTCAAAGGAGTGGTCGAATCCCATTCCACTAGCGGCGCGTATGACTTGATACTAAAGGTCAAGGCCGAGACAGAGTCAGAGCTTAGAGACATAATCAAGAACATCAGAAAAGTCACGGGCGTCGTAGCTGCCATAACAAGCATAGTTTACGGAAGCGATCAAGCAGACTAG
- a CDS encoding winged helix-turn-helix domain-containing protein has product MAPYRNSVKILGDVLQITEEHGIGGVNLTSLLRKANLSYGRLAAVAGRLIQAGMIQEQVLDGQRIYVITPQGKEYLHRYNQFAEMANSFGLNL; this is encoded by the coding sequence ATGGCGCCTTACCGCAATAGCGTCAAGATACTGGGTGATGTGCTCCAGATCACCGAAGAGCATGGCATTGGCGGCGTCAACCTCACGTCACTTCTGAGAAAGGCAAACCTTTCCTACGGAAGGCTGGCTGCGGTTGCAGGCAGGCTGATACAGGCAGGCATGATACAGGAGCAGGTCCTAGACGGGCAGAGGATATATGTCATCACCCCGCAGGGCAAGGAATACCTACACAGGTACAACCAGTTTGCAGAAATGGCAAACTCGTTTGGATTGAATCTCTAG
- a CDS encoding winged helix-turn-helix domain-containing protein: MKFRSRVDIAAEILDAAKDGQLKTRIMYESHTSVKQLNPYLDLLIESELLEYLPEERIYRTTEKGNRFLDGYQKAWHILFYAKSKKASKQEEAVSIVSSRNNNNSSGQNVS; the protein is encoded by the coding sequence ATGAAATTTAGAAGCAGAGTGGATATAGCCGCAGAGATTCTCGATGCCGCAAAAGATGGTCAGTTGAAGACAAGGATAATGTATGAATCCCATACTTCGGTCAAGCAACTGAACCCGTACCTGGATCTTCTCATCGAAAGCGAACTGCTGGAGTATCTGCCAGAGGAGAGGATTTATCGTACGACAGAAAAGGGCAATCGTTTTCTCGATGGCTATCAAAAAGCCTGGCACATACTCTTTTATGCAAAGAGCAAAAAAGCCTCAAAACAAGAGGAGGCTGTTTCCATTGTCAGCAGCAGGAACAATAACAACAGCAGCGGTCAGAACGTGAGTTAG
- a CDS encoding Lrp/AsnC family transcriptional regulator: MQANQQLDEMDKKLLNDIQWVFPLADRPYLKIAKNYNISEDEVMRRISGLKGAGLIRQINAIFDTRRLGYKSALIAFAVRPKKLDAVAEKVNEHPGVSHNYERNHEYNMWFTLAVPPDSDMKEELDRMAALDGVVKYRLLPTLKMYKIGVKLDMVNGDAEKPKPTDEVKELNPDKLEITERDKEYVRELQKDLPVVKEPFKEMAQNLGITTAELFAKAREYEKVGLMRRFAAILRHRDAGFVANGMVVWNVPEERVDDVGFKLAAFPQVSHCYRRPVYPDWKYNVFSMVHARSLEAAEKMAVEMSGQIGISDYKILFSSREFKKERVKYFV; the protein is encoded by the coding sequence ATGCAGGCAAACCAGCAGCTAGACGAGATGGACAAAAAGTTGCTGAACGACATCCAGTGGGTTTTCCCACTTGCAGACAGGCCCTACCTGAAGATTGCCAAGAACTACAACATCTCTGAAGATGAAGTGATGCGCAGGATAAGCGGGTTAAAGGGCGCAGGTCTGATACGGCAGATCAACGCAATTTTCGACACAAGGCGCCTTGGGTACAAGAGCGCGCTAATCGCTTTTGCTGTCAGGCCAAAAAAACTTGACGCAGTGGCAGAGAAGGTGAACGAGCATCCCGGCGTCAGCCACAACTATGAGCGCAACCACGAGTACAACATGTGGTTTACCCTTGCAGTCCCGCCGGACTCGGACATGAAGGAGGAGCTTGACAGGATGGCAGCGCTTGACGGCGTCGTCAAATACAGGTTGCTTCCGACGCTCAAGATGTACAAGATAGGCGTAAAACTTGACATGGTCAACGGAGACGCAGAAAAACCAAAACCCACTGACGAGGTCAAGGAACTGAATCCTGATAAGCTAGAGATAACCGAGCGCGACAAAGAGTATGTCCGCGAATTGCAAAAGGACCTGCCGGTGGTCAAGGAACCTTTCAAAGAAATGGCGCAGAACCTTGGGATCACAACTGCAGAGTTGTTTGCAAAGGCAAGGGAATACGAAAAGGTCGGCCTGATGCGCAGGTTTGCCGCAATACTGCGCCACCGCGACGCCGGCTTTGTTGCTAACGGCATGGTGGTGTGGAACGTGCCGGAAGAAAGAGTAGACGACGTCGGATTCAAGCTTGCCGCGTTCCCGCAAGTGAGCCACTGCTACCGGAGGCCCGTGTACCCGGACTGGAAGTACAACGTGTTTTCGATGGTGCACGCAAGGTCGCTTGAAGCCGCTGAAAAGATGGCAGTCGAGATGTCAGGGCAGATTGGCATAAGCGACTACAAGATCCTCTTTAGCTCCCGCGAGTTCAAAAAAGAGCGGGTCAAGTACTTTGTCTAG
- a CDS encoding winged helix-turn-helix domain-containing protein, translating into MKKYRNRMDIAATILDIAQGSSGVLKTRIMYNAFLSFPQLKEYIALLTENQLLEHTPQNRNLYRTTEKGKRFLNNYREMQRMLYSAKEKAVRDAEA; encoded by the coding sequence ATGAAGAAATACCGGAACAGGATGGATATTGCTGCTACGATTCTTGATATAGCGCAGGGCAGTAGCGGAGTCTTGAAGACGAGGATAATGTATAACGCATTCTTGTCTTTTCCACAGCTTAAGGAGTATATTGCGTTGCTGACAGAGAACCAACTTTTGGAACACACCCCACAAAACAGGAACCTTTATCGTACGACAGAAAAGGGAAAGAGGTTTTTGAATAATTACCGAGAAATGCAACGCATGTTGTATTCTGCAAAAGAGAAGGCGGTCAGGGATGCAGAGGCTTAG
- the cofE gene encoding coenzyme F420-0:L-glutamate ligase, giving the protein MRISSLRLEILTVKVARKSGRFNLFESLQGFDYKDGDIIVVSSKFVSMAEGSVVDMGRIRVSRKAKVLAKKCHMEPRLAELVLRESDYIVKGVPGFLLAIRDGMIAPNAGIDKSNVPKGFAILYPRDPFASAEDLKDAFLANLGIKVGIVIADSRLMPTRIGTTGVAIACAGFEPVEDLRGKKDLFGNVLRVTFRAVADGLATMGVAAMGESDESTPAAVVRGARVQWTDKRLSWRDMAVAPEQDIYLRGLKSESLS; this is encoded by the coding sequence GTGCGAATATCGTCACTGCGCTTGGAGATACTGACAGTCAAGGTTGCGAGGAAGAGCGGGAGGTTCAACCTGTTTGAGAGCCTGCAGGGCTTTGATTACAAGGATGGCGACATTATCGTGGTGTCAAGCAAGTTCGTCTCGATGGCCGAAGGCTCTGTGGTGGACATGGGAAGGATAAGAGTGAGCAGAAAAGCAAAGGTGCTTGCAAAGAAATGCCACATGGAGCCAAGACTTGCAGAGCTGGTACTGAGAGAATCCGACTATATCGTCAAGGGCGTGCCGGGATTTCTTTTGGCGATACGGGACGGCATGATAGCGCCAAACGCCGGGATTGACAAGTCAAACGTGCCAAAGGGATTTGCAATCCTGTACCCACGCGACCCGTTTGCCTCTGCAGAGGACCTGAAAGACGCATTCCTGGCAAACCTCGGCATAAAGGTGGGAATAGTGATAGCAGACAGCCGGCTCATGCCGACTAGGATTGGCACCACCGGGGTCGCAATAGCGTGCGCCGGCTTTGAGCCTGTCGAGGACCTGCGTGGTAAAAAGGACCTGTTTGGCAACGTGCTGAGGGTGACGTTCCGGGCCGTGGCAGACGGCCTTGCCACTATGGGGGTGGCGGCAATGGGAGAAAGCGACGAGTCTACGCCTGCAGCGGTGGTGAGGGGCGCCAGGGTGCAGTGGACGGACAAAAGGCTGTCGTGGCGCGACATGGCAGTTGCGCCAGAGCAGGACATTTATCTTCGCGGCCTGAAAAGCGAATCATTATCATGA
- the sufC gene encoding Fe-S cluster assembly ATPase SufC: MAFLEIKDLHVSIDGKQILDGLNLSIDKGEVHAIMGPNGSGKSTLANAIMGHPKYTLDSGEIKVKGEVINNLSTDLRARKGLFLGFQYPTEISGVGYSHFLRNAYNQLNKSLGEEQNREVFLTVREFHEYVKRNLDAVGLDPSFLGRYLNEGFSGGEKKRSEVMQMLVLKPNIAILDEPDSGLDIDAVKAVAEAINKLIDTGAGVLVITHYARILRYMKKLDHVHVVAKGKVIKSGGKELSEELEAKGYGWLGIEDDK; this comes from the coding sequence ATGGCATTTCTCGAAATAAAAGACTTGCACGTTAGCATTGATGGTAAGCAAATTCTTGATGGCCTGAACCTCAGCATCGACAAGGGCGAGGTCCACGCCATCATGGGCCCAAACGGCTCTGGCAAGAGCACCCTCGCAAACGCCATCATGGGCCACCCCAAGTACACCCTCGACTCTGGCGAGATAAAGGTCAAGGGCGAAGTGATAAACAACCTTTCCACTGACCTGCGGGCAAGAAAGGGCCTTTTCCTTGGATTCCAGTACCCGACCGAGATATCCGGCGTCGGCTATAGCCACTTCCTCAGAAACGCCTACAACCAGCTGAACAAGTCGCTTGGCGAGGAGCAGAACCGCGAGGTGTTCCTGACAGTGCGCGAGTTCCACGAGTACGTGAAGAGGAACCTTGACGCAGTGGGCCTTGACCCATCGTTCCTTGGCAGGTACCTGAACGAAGGATTCTCTGGCGGCGAGAAAAAGCGCTCGGAGGTCATGCAGATGCTGGTCCTAAAGCCAAACATCGCCATACTTGACGAGCCGGACTCTGGCCTCGACATTGACGCTGTCAAGGCAGTCGCCGAGGCGATAAACAAGCTGATAGACACGGGCGCCGGCGTGCTTGTGATCACGCACTATGCCAGAATCCTGCGCTACATGAAAAAGCTCGACCATGTGCACGTGGTGGCAAAGGGCAAGGTGATAAAGTCTGGCGGAAAAGAGCTGTCCGAAGAGCTTGAAGCCAAGGGCTACGGCTGGCTTGGCATCGAAGACGACAAGTAA
- a CDS encoding YkgJ family cysteine cluster protein: MHNTTTRRKQQPVKKKFACVQGCSDCCIYREYYPSPDFGKIGVLLLPEEKGKMEKLAKEKGIEIRIVPRLAVGGTAGPEKIIAYQMMGKQKDGDLCPFLDLEKPSPHGGFACGIYAQRPLACSAYPVVDAGSKDVTLDPHCQFCKHNHNYSTKASLEGLENELESLSKIKAAVKAENGVHVWRYATATGEQATLDEGWVLES; this comes from the coding sequence ATGCATAACACAACAACAAGAAGAAAACAGCAGCCAGTGAAAAAAAAGTTCGCCTGCGTACAAGGCTGCTCGGACTGCTGCATATACCGCGAGTACTATCCTTCTCCTGACTTTGGCAAGATAGGCGTGCTCCTCTTGCCCGAAGAAAAAGGCAAAATGGAAAAACTTGCAAAGGAAAAGGGGATCGAGATTAGAATAGTGCCGCGCCTTGCTGTAGGGGGCACGGCCGGACCTGAAAAGATAATCGCGTACCAGATGATGGGCAAGCAAAAAGACGGCGATCTGTGCCCGTTCCTTGACCTTGAAAAGCCCTCTCCTCATGGGGGCTTTGCTTGCGGGATATATGCGCAAAGGCCTCTTGCCTGCAGCGCGTATCCAGTGGTGGACGCGGGGAGCAAGGACGTGACTCTTGATCCCCACTGCCAGTTCTGCAAGCATAACCACAATTATTCTACAAAAGCCAGTCTCGAAGGCTTGGAAAATGAGCTGGAATCGCTTTCAAAGATCAAGGCCGCTGTAAAGGCGGAAAACGGCGTGCACGTCTGGCGCTACGCGACGGCAACGGGCGAGCAGGCAACGCTTGACGAAGGGTGGGTCCTAGAGTCCTGA
- a CDS encoding 3-isopropylmalate dehydratase small subunit — MNKTLRGRVHKYERDNIDTDVIIPGPYLKIHDHKELAKHAMEGIDPKFPEKVQQGDFLVTGSNFGCGSSREHAPIALSQTGIKAILAPTFARIFYRNAVDGGYLLPIEIDAATVKKISDKDELEIDLARNRITNVTKNEQYSMKPFPELIAKIVEAGGLMKYKPSS, encoded by the coding sequence ATGAACAAGACATTGAGAGGCAGGGTCCACAAGTACGAAAGGGACAACATCGACACCGACGTAATCATACCCGGCCCCTACTTGAAGATCCACGACCACAAAGAGCTGGCAAAGCACGCTATGGAGGGCATCGACCCCAAGTTCCCGGAAAAAGTCCAGCAGGGCGATTTTCTGGTCACGGGGAGCAACTTTGGCTGCGGCTCTAGCAGGGAGCACGCGCCTATCGCGCTTTCGCAGACAGGCATCAAGGCCATTCTTGCGCCGACGTTTGCAAGGATATTCTACCGCAACGCAGTAGACGGAGGATATCTCCTCCCCATCGAGATAGACGCGGCGACCGTGAAAAAGATCTCTGACAAGGACGAGCTGGAAATAGACCTAGCAAGGAACAGGATAACAAACGTCACAAAGAACGAGCAGTACTCCATGAAGCCGTTTCCAGAGCTTATTGCAAAGATAGTTGAAGCCGGCGGGCTCATGAAGTACAAGCCATCATCATAA
- a CDS encoding DUF504 domain-containing protein → MTRKGRLEEIFSRALYADDPFLYFVSYRDFDSIVEVPLQEFVLLSENFSVIPASRIAKVRRGNETLYKKSGL, encoded by the coding sequence ATGACTAGGAAGGGCAGACTGGAAGAGATCTTTAGCAGGGCGCTCTACGCCGACGACCCCTTCCTCTATTTTGTCAGCTACCGCGACTTTGACAGCATTGTCGAAGTCCCGCTGCAAGAGTTTGTTTTACTGTCAGAGAATTTTTCCGTCATACCGGCAAGCAGGATAGCCAAGGTAAGGCGGGGCAACGAAACATTGTATAAAAAATCAGGACTCTAG
- a CDS encoding DUF1802 family protein, protein MGDDWVKMQALKEWAVVCKALQEGRQTVLLRKGGILEFRQGFEVKHERFLLFPTYEHQAKEHLQQDYAGKLDAVLKEQPPAGANLLTGYAEAKLVKEISDTSVLKRLEKYHIWNESYVNARMAYNPKKPMSVILLRVYNLSSPISVNTKEEWAGCKSWIPVDLEATGRPSLDDAAFDRVSKEVTEVLQ, encoded by the coding sequence TTGGGTGATGATTGGGTAAAAATGCAGGCGCTAAAAGAGTGGGCAGTCGTTTGCAAGGCGCTGCAGGAAGGCCGTCAGACCGTGCTGTTGCGCAAGGGCGGCATTTTGGAATTCCGGCAGGGCTTTGAGGTAAAGCACGAAAGGTTCCTGCTGTTTCCCACGTACGAGCACCAGGCAAAAGAGCATTTGCAGCAGGATTATGCAGGCAAACTAGATGCGGTGCTAAAAGAGCAGCCGCCTGCAGGCGCAAACCTTCTGACAGGCTATGCAGAGGCCAAGCTGGTCAAGGAAATAAGCGACACTTCTGTATTGAAAAGACTAGAGAAATACCATATATGGAACGAAAGCTATGTTAATGCGCGAATGGCATACAACCCCAAAAAGCCAATGAGCGTGATACTGCTGCGAGTTTACAACCTTTCAAGCCCAATTAGCGTAAACACGAAGGAGGAGTGGGCCGGCTGCAAGTCATGGATACCTGTCGACCTTGAAGCTACAGGCAGGCCGTCGCTTGACGACGCGGCTTTTGACAGGGTTTCAAAAGAAGTGACGGAGGTATTGCAGTAG